Proteins from a single region of Urocitellus parryii isolate mUroPar1 chromosome 4, mUroPar1.hap1, whole genome shotgun sequence:
- the Timm10 gene encoding mitochondrial import inner membrane translocase subunit Tim10, translated as MDPLRAQQLAAELEVEMMADMYNRMTSACHRKCVPPHYKEAELSKGESVCLDRCVSKYLDIHERMGKKLTELSMQDEELMKRVQQSSGPA; from the exons ATGGATCCGCTTAGGGCCCAACAGCTGGCAGCTGAGCTGGAGGTGGAGATGATGGCGGACATGTACAACAG AATGACCAGTGCCTGCCACCGGAAGTGCGTGCCTCCCCACTATAAGGAAGCAGAACTGTCCAAGGGCGAGTCTGTATGCCTGGATCGATGTGTCTCCAAGTACCTGGATATCCATGAACGGATGGGCAAAAAGTTGACAGAATTGTCTATGCAGGATGAAGAGCTGATGAAGAGAGTGCAGCAGAGCTCTGGTCCTGCATGA